The Hymenobacter sp. DG01 genome has a segment encoding these proteins:
- a CDS encoding MoxR family ATPase, producing the protein MTEQDVTRLLQKIPQLKQEIGKVIVGQQQVLDEVLVALLAGGHALLEGVPGLAKTLLVRTLAQATDLPFRRIQFTPDLMPTDILGTEILEEDHGTGHRSFKFNEGPIFASLVLADEINRTPPKTQAALLEAMQEGHVTYAGQEHALPKPFFLLATQNPIEQSGTYPLPEAQLDRFLLYVRIGYPTEQEELAVLSGTTGTSRQQVQPVLGGEEVRQLQQLTRQVSISEELLGLVNRLVRATRPATSEVKFIREYGRWGAGPRAGQALILCAKARALIHGRFAATLEDVQALAPAVLRHRVLLNFNAEAENLTPDDAVRELLQAVRI; encoded by the coding sequence GTGACCGAACAAGACGTAACCCGCCTCCTTCAGAAAATACCGCAGCTTAAACAGGAAATCGGAAAGGTGATTGTGGGCCAGCAGCAGGTGCTGGATGAAGTGCTGGTGGCCCTGCTGGCCGGGGGCCACGCCCTGCTGGAAGGTGTGCCCGGCCTGGCCAAAACCCTGCTGGTGCGCACCCTGGCCCAGGCTACCGACCTGCCCTTCCGCCGCATCCAGTTCACGCCCGACCTGATGCCCACCGATATTCTGGGCACCGAAATTCTGGAGGAAGACCACGGCACGGGCCACCGCTCCTTTAAGTTCAACGAAGGGCCCATCTTCGCCAGCCTGGTGCTGGCCGACGAAATCAACCGGACGCCGCCCAAAACCCAGGCCGCCCTGCTGGAAGCCATGCAGGAAGGCCACGTAACGTACGCCGGCCAGGAGCACGCCCTGCCCAAACCGTTCTTTCTGCTGGCTACCCAGAACCCCATTGAGCAGAGCGGCACCTACCCCCTGCCTGAGGCCCAACTCGACCGGTTTCTGCTTTACGTGCGCATTGGCTACCCCACCGAGCAGGAAGAGTTGGCCGTGCTGAGCGGCACTACCGGCACCAGCCGCCAACAGGTGCAGCCAGTGCTGGGCGGCGAGGAGGTGCGCCAGCTGCAGCAGCTTACCCGCCAGGTAAGCATCAGCGAGGAGCTGCTGGGACTGGTGAACCGCCTGGTGCGCGCTACCCGTCCGGCTACTTCCGAGGTTAAGTTTATCCGGGAGTACGGCCGCTGGGGTGCTGGTCCGCGCGCCGGGCAGGCCTTGATTTTGTGCGCCAAGGCCCGGGCCTTGATTCACGGCCGCTTTGCCGCTACTCTGGAAGACGTGCAGGCCCTGGCCCCGGCCGTGCTGCGCCACCGCGTGCTGCTCAACTTCAACGCCGAAGCCGAAAACCTCACCCCCGACGATGCCGTGCGGGAGCTGCTGCAAGCCGTACGGATCTGA